The Phaenicophaeus curvirostris isolate KB17595 chromosome 15, BPBGC_Pcur_1.0, whole genome shotgun sequence genome window below encodes:
- the RNF44 gene encoding RING finger protein 44 isoform X1, whose protein sequence is MRPWELAVNRRPPSAPFNQRRFSGGPCSSPDHLRRSPPARRQWGRRDRPLATLLGQDEPQLHPAFPQQPHIPVDEPRAYALPSTPPRMLHPAAHPPHQNPFMVDLHDQVHQGPVPLSYTVTTVTTQGFPIHAGQHIPGCSTQQLPACSVMFSGQHYPLCCLPPPLIQACAMQQLPVSYQTFPPIISSDHYILHPPPPPVAPHQPPHMAPLGQFVPLQAQHPRMPLQRIDNDVDLRGEQHPIAGFTYPPSHHAPTLSPSVPLHYLPHDPLHQELPFGVPYPHMMPRRLNTQRYRLQQALPPPPPPPPPPPYYPSFLPYFLSMLPVSPTAVGPTISLDLDVDDVEMENYEALLNLAERLGEAKPRGLTKADIEHLPSYRFNPESHQSEQTLCVVCFSDFEARQLLRVLPCNHEFHAKCVDKWLKANRTCPICRADASEVQREAD, encoded by the exons ATGCGACCATGGGAACTGGCAGTGAATAGGCGGCCACCCTCTGCCCCTTTTAACCAGCGCCGTTTCTCGGGGGGACCCTGCAGCAGCCCCGACCACCTCCGGCGAAG cccccctgCCAGGCGTCAGTGGGGACGACGCGACCGACCTCTGGCAACCCTGCTGGGCCAGGATGAGCCGCAGCTGCACCCTGCCTTCCCCCAGCAGCCGCACATCCCTGTAGATGAGCCCCGCGCCTACGCTCTCCCCAGCACGCCACCACGAATGCTTCACCCAGCTGCTCACCCGCCCCACCAGAACCCATTCATGGTGGATCTGCATGACCAG GTGCACCAGGGACCCGTCCCTCTCTCCTACACGGTTACCACCGTCACGACACAAGGCTTCCCCATCCACGCCGGCCAGCACATCCCTGGGTGCagcacccagcagctcccagcatgCTCAGTGATGTTCAGTGGACAGCACTACCCGCTCTGCTGCCTCCCGCCCCCG ctgaTCCAGGCATGCGCCATGCAACAGCTCCCCGTCTCCTACCAGACGTTCCCCCCCATCATCTCCAGCGACCATTACATCCTGCACCCCCCGCCGCCGCCAGTGGCACCTCACCAGCCGCCCCACATGGCCCCCCTGGGGCAGTTCGTACCTCTCCAAGCCCAGCACCCGCGCATG CCTCTGCAGAGGATAGACAATGACGTGGACCTGCGAGGGGAGCAGCACCCCATCGCAGGCTTCACGTACCCCCCGTCCCACCATGCTCCCACGCTGTCCCCCTCCGTGCCGCTGCATTACCTTCCCCACGACCCGCTGCACCAAGAACTGCCATTCGGCGTG CCATATCCCCACATGATGCCCCGGCGGCTGAACACCCAGCGGTACCGGCTGCAGCAGGCGCTGCCCCCTCCGCCGCCCCCTCCGCCGCCTCCCCCGTACTACCCGAGCTTCCTGCCCTATTTTCT CTCTATGCTTCCCGTGTCGCCGACAGCCGTGGGGCCCACGATCAGCCTAGACCTGGACGTGGATGATGTGGAGATGGAGAACTACGAG GCACTGCTGAACCTGGCCGAGCGGCTCGGGGAGGCCAAGCCACGGGGACTCACCAAAGCTGACATCGAGCACCTCCCGTCCTACCGCTTCAACCCCGAGAGCCACCAGTCGGAGCAGACTCT GTGCGTCGTGTGCTTCAGTGACTTTGAGGCCCGGCAGCTTCTCCGCGTCCTACCCTGCAACCACGAGTTCCACGCCAAGTGTGTCGACAAATGGTTAAAG GCGAACCGCACGTGCCCCATCTGCCGGGCGGACGCATCGGAGGTGCAGCGGGAGGCAGACTGA
- the RNF44 gene encoding RING finger protein 44 isoform X2: MRPWELAVNRRPPSAPFNQRRFSGGPCSSPDHLRRSPPARRQWGRRDRPLATLLGQDEPQLHPAFPQQPHIPVDEPRAYALPSTPPRMLHPAAHPPHQNPFMVDLHDQVHQGPVPLSYTVTTVTTQGFPIHAGQHIPGCSTQQLPACSVMFSGQHYPLCCLPPPLIQACAMQQLPVSYQTFPPIISSDHYILHPPPPPVAPHQPPHMAPLGQFVPLQAQHPRMPYPHMMPRRLNTQRYRLQQALPPPPPPPPPPPYYPSFLPYFLSMLPVSPTAVGPTISLDLDVDDVEMENYEALLNLAERLGEAKPRGLTKADIEHLPSYRFNPESHQSEQTLCVVCFSDFEARQLLRVLPCNHEFHAKCVDKWLKANRTCPICRADASEVQREAD; this comes from the exons ATGCGACCATGGGAACTGGCAGTGAATAGGCGGCCACCCTCTGCCCCTTTTAACCAGCGCCGTTTCTCGGGGGGACCCTGCAGCAGCCCCGACCACCTCCGGCGAAG cccccctgCCAGGCGTCAGTGGGGACGACGCGACCGACCTCTGGCAACCCTGCTGGGCCAGGATGAGCCGCAGCTGCACCCTGCCTTCCCCCAGCAGCCGCACATCCCTGTAGATGAGCCCCGCGCCTACGCTCTCCCCAGCACGCCACCACGAATGCTTCACCCAGCTGCTCACCCGCCCCACCAGAACCCATTCATGGTGGATCTGCATGACCAG GTGCACCAGGGACCCGTCCCTCTCTCCTACACGGTTACCACCGTCACGACACAAGGCTTCCCCATCCACGCCGGCCAGCACATCCCTGGGTGCagcacccagcagctcccagcatgCTCAGTGATGTTCAGTGGACAGCACTACCCGCTCTGCTGCCTCCCGCCCCCG ctgaTCCAGGCATGCGCCATGCAACAGCTCCCCGTCTCCTACCAGACGTTCCCCCCCATCATCTCCAGCGACCATTACATCCTGCACCCCCCGCCGCCGCCAGTGGCACCTCACCAGCCGCCCCACATGGCCCCCCTGGGGCAGTTCGTACCTCTCCAAGCCCAGCACCCGCGCATG CCATATCCCCACATGATGCCCCGGCGGCTGAACACCCAGCGGTACCGGCTGCAGCAGGCGCTGCCCCCTCCGCCGCCCCCTCCGCCGCCTCCCCCGTACTACCCGAGCTTCCTGCCCTATTTTCT CTCTATGCTTCCCGTGTCGCCGACAGCCGTGGGGCCCACGATCAGCCTAGACCTGGACGTGGATGATGTGGAGATGGAGAACTACGAG GCACTGCTGAACCTGGCCGAGCGGCTCGGGGAGGCCAAGCCACGGGGACTCACCAAAGCTGACATCGAGCACCTCCCGTCCTACCGCTTCAACCCCGAGAGCCACCAGTCGGAGCAGACTCT GTGCGTCGTGTGCTTCAGTGACTTTGAGGCCCGGCAGCTTCTCCGCGTCCTACCCTGCAACCACGAGTTCCACGCCAAGTGTGTCGACAAATGGTTAAAG GCGAACCGCACGTGCCCCATCTGCCGGGCGGACGCATCGGAGGTGCAGCGGGAGGCAGACTGA
- the LOC138727241 gene encoding uncharacterized protein translates to MLSPANTTAQVTLSHPSATVPTQLSPLLSPHGERDADNWSSCSSQDLDLCQLPFLGLDAALGELGRPCVCAYVEARQEKVGPLRATSAPAGPLKQPYLLVLGAHERHGGARRHIPSPGRAGGLSPPLFIPSEHTRDKGPAGPPSADPDGLGDGDLRLPPSPHPPSLIPAGLGALPVGQNKVLSAAAALTPGATGSGKGEPSSAAGKDGVFPRSRECHCHARLRRSDLAPRKSGGSSNAKGEPSTTKNAARPLKERELGMQRGVASPPAPSPPLLPYHTPPSPCQRARPGAAAARAPDGSRHPCEPFPPLQRGATGSQQQMEGAQQQREHRQRTGRVPACPRSGDECPGLASPRTQEPPSTQHTTSLCSRPLLPTFTQPQSCQMPHAVTSEQACSPPTAAERGSRPREPSCPPGTCPAGPPGARGPGAAGGRGMKQSGGTGQRGGEHKDKPRGCRHGWPPGTELGTDIPGCPGYLEQQIPAATARCLGPAARPRGSFVSQPSPFTTCSAQQPRCPGHSPRRAPDSRGLLPPPRAPRPPPPPGHRTGSARCLPPVHRGCSSRAQSPARCTGPCLLPPVYRPGPDLPLSPGALGLLLPSPEPCPVHRVLPSSPGAPGPASFPWCTGAPSPELRALPGAPGPASLPRFTGPCPASSSRCTGPCPASFPRCTGAAPPELRALLGAPGPASLPRCTGAAPPEPRALLGAPSPAPPPPPGAPGPAPPPPPGAPGPALPPSPGAPGLLFPSPEPCLVHRALLPSPSAPGPALPPSPGAPDPASFPPVHRGCSSRAQRPARCSRARRTYRSRAPLGAALSPLAWRGRARWARCPPLRRSGLSPAP, encoded by the exons ATGCTCAGCCCTGCCAACACCACCGCACAAGTGACTCTGAGCCACCCCAGTGCCACTGTTCCCACGCAGCTGAGCCCACTGCTCTCACCCCATGGGGAGCGTGATGCCGATAACTGGAGCTCTTGCAGCTCCCAAGACCTAGACCTGTGCCAGCTCCCCTTCCTCGGGCTGGATGCAGCCCTGGGGGAGCTAGGAAGACCTTGTGTGTGTGCGTATGT AGAAGCCAGGCAGGAGAAGGTGGGACCTCTTCGTGCCACCTCAGCTCCCGCTGGCCCTCTGAAACAGCCCTACCTGCTCGTCCTCGGTGCCCATGAGAGGCACGGCGGGGCCAGGAGGCACATCCCGAGCccgggcagagctggggggctCTCACCCCCGCT TTTTATACCCTCCGAGCACACGCGGGACAAAGGCCCCGCGGGACCCCCCAGCGCGGACCCCGATGGGCTCGGGGACGGGGATCTCCGGCTCCCGCCCAGCCCGCACCCCCCGAGCCTCATCCCCGCGGGGCTCGGAGCCCTCCCGGTGGGGCAGAACAAAGTTCTCAGCGCGGCGGCAGCGCTCACCCCCGGTGCTACCGGCTCGGG CAAAGGGGAGCCGAGCAGCGCAGCAGGTAAGGATGGCGTGTTTCCCCGCTCAAGGGAATGTCACTGCCATGCGCGGCTTAGGAGGTCAGATTTAGCGCCTCGCAAGAGCGGAGGCAGCAGCAATGCGAAGGGAGAGCCCAGCACCACCAAAAATGCAGCCAGGCCCCTAAAGGAGAGGGAGCTCGGCATGCAGCGGGGTGTTGCCTCTCCACCTGCTCCAAG CCCTCCGCTGCTGCCCTACCACACACCGCCTTCCCCCTGCCAGCGTGCCAGgccaggggctgcagcagccagggctcCAGATGGCTCTCGCCACCCCTGTGAGCCCTTCCCTCCGCTGCAGCGGGGAGCTACCGGCTCCCAGCAGCAGATGGAGGGAGCACAGCAGCAGCGGGAGCACAGACAGCGCACGGGCAGGGTGCCCGCCTGCCCACGGAGCGGAGATGAGTGCCCCGGGCTGGCCTCACCCCGCACCCAGGAGCCGCCCAGCACCCAGCACACCACCTCCCTCTGCTCCAGACCCCTCCTGCCCACCTTTACTCAGCCACAAAGCTGCCAGATGCCACATGCTG TGACATCAGAGCAAGCCTGCTCCCCTCCGACAGCCGCCGAGCGGGGCTCCCGGCCTCGGGAACCGAGCTGTCCCCCCGGGACATGCCCCGCGGGTCCCCCCGGGGCTCGGGGTCCCGGGGCTGCAGGCGGCAGAGGGATGAAGCAAAGCGGTGGCACAGGACAGCGAGGAGGCGAGCACAAGGACAAGCCCCGGGGCTGCAGACACGGGTGGCCGCCGGGCACCGAGCTCGGCACCGACATCCCGGGCTGCCCCGGGTACCTGGAGCAGCAGATCCCGGCTGCCACAGCCCGGTGCCTCGGCCCCGCCGCCCGTCCTCGGGGCTCCTTTGTTTCCCAGCCCTCCCCGTTTACAACTTGCTCGGCACAACAGCCCCGGTGCCCCGGGCACAGCCCTCGCCGCGCCCCCGACAGCCGGGGGCTCCTCCCGCCGCCCcgagccccgcggccgccgcccccgcccggtCACCGCACCGGCTCTGCCCGCTGCCTTCCCCCCGTGCACCGGGGCTGCTCCTCCCGAGCTCAGAGCCCTGCCCGGTGCACCGGGCCCTGCCTCCTTCCCCCGGTGTACCGGCCCGGCCCTGACCTGCCTCTTTCCCCCGGTGCACTGGGGCTGCTTCTCCCGAGCCCAGAGCCCTGCCCGGTGCACCGGGTCCTGCCTAGTTCCCCCGGTGCACCGGGCCCTGCCTCCTTCCCCTGGTGCACCGGGGCTCCTTCTCCCGAGCTCAGAGCCCTGCCCGGTGCACCAggccctgcctccctcccccgGTTCACCGGGCCCTGCcccgcctcctcctcccggTGCACCgggccctgccctgcctccttCCCCCGGTGCACCGGGGCTGCTCCTCCCGAGCTCAGAGCCCTGCTCGGTGCACCGggccctgcctccctcccccgGTGCACCGGGGCTGCTCCTCCCGAGCCCAGAGCCCTGCTCGGTGCACCGAGCCCTGCcccgcctcctcctcccggTGCTCCGGGCCCTGCcccgcctcctcctcccggTGCTCCgggccctgccctgcctccttCCCCCGGTGCACCAGGCCTGCTCTTCCCGAGCCCTGAGCCCTGCCTGGTGCACCGGGCCCTGCTTCCTTCCCCCAGCGCACCGGGCCCGGCCCTACCTCCCTCTCCCGGTGCGCCGGACCCGGCCTCCTTCCCCCCGGTGCACCGGGGCTGTTCTTCCCGAGCCCAGCGCCCTGCCCGGTGCTCCCGCGCTCGCCGCACGTACCGGAGCCGCGCCCCGCTCGGTGCCGCTCTCAGCCCGCTCGCATGGCGCGGCCGGGCCCGCTGGGCTCGCTGTCCGCCCCTCCGCCGCTCCGGCCTCAGCCccgccccatag